The Pyrenophora tritici-repentis strain M4 chromosome 2, whole genome shotgun sequence genome window below encodes:
- a CDS encoding Activator HSP90 ATPase, with product MVLHNPNNWHWVNKDVSGWTREYLDKELTQISAEQDGVTAKIDKVVSMDGDVDVSQRKGKVITIFDVRLKLEYSGKNKEGEEASGTITVPEVAHDTEEDEYVFEVDVYSDDSSKQPVKDLVRSKILPQLRTSFGKLAPAVMAEHGKDIQHAPGTNPGSGFTAPKVYSSSSVNKSTGSKAETSGSQQSSSGAVVNVTTITDSTEFRTDAANLYQTFTDPQRLAAFTRAPPKNFTGAKPGGTFELFGGNVSGEFTELQEPTHIVQKWRLAQWPAGHYSTLSIWFDQNDVDAVTVMRVEWKGVPVGQEEPTKTNWDQYYVRSIKTTFGFGTVL from the exons ATGGTCCTCCACAACCCGAACAACTGGCATTGGGTGAACAAAGATGTGTCAGGATGGACGCGCGAGTATCTTGACAAGGAGCTCACGCAAATATCTGCTGAGCAAGATGGCGTCACAGCGAAGATTGACAAGGTCGTGAGCATGGACGGAGATGTGGACGTCAGCCAGCGCAAGGGCAAGGTCATTACCATTTTTGATGTGAGGCTGAAGCTGGAATACTCAG GCAAGAACAAAGAGGGCGAGGAGGCCAGCGGCACGATTACCGTCCCGGAAGTCGCTCACGACACGGAGGAAGACGAGTATGTC TTTGAGGTAGATGTCTACTCCGACGACAGCAGTAAACAGCCTGTCAAGGACCTAGTACGATCCAAGATCCTACCGCAATTGCGCACAAGCTTTGGAAAGCTAGCGCCAGCGGTCATGGCGGAACACGGAAAGGACATTCAGCACGCGCCAGGCACCAATCCTGGTAGCGGCTTCACTGCTCCCAAGGTGTACTCGAGCTCGAGCGTGAACAAGTCTACTGGCTCCAAGGCGGAAACGTCGGGCTCCCAGCAGAGCAGCTCTGGTGCGGTTGTCAACGTAACCACAATCACCGACAGCACAGAATTCCGCACAGACGCAGCCAATTTGTATCAGACCTTCACGGACCCTCAGCGCCTTGCCGCATTTACACGAGCACCACCGAAGAACTTTACCGGCGCAAAACCCGGAGGTACATTCGAGCTCTTTGGCGGAAACGTCAGCGGGGAGTTTACCGAGCTCCAGGAGCCTACGCACATCGTCCAGAAATGGCGACTGGCGCAATGGCCGGCGGGTCACTACTCGACACTATCAATATGGTTCGACCAGAATGATGTTGATGCCGTGACGGTCATGAGGGTTGAGTGGAAGGGTGTCCCAGTCGGTCAGGAGGAGCCTACAAAGACCAATTGGGATCAGTACTATGTTCGCAGCATCAAGACCACATTTGGATTTGGCACAGTGCTATAG
- a CDS encoding Dynamin-N domain containing protein codes for MRVVPIVSPGRVQKSMRNPRKRPAPDHLHPPPQPCKKASPERSIDPEIKGRIDQRISEYNTRIKTDPQSEHYHHDPREESSPGAEAYKPEFKITEEGCLQILRKLITIVKQDEHSELAVGLQSRTQEALHNYRGISENVAVVGKTGQGKSSLIEALLGVPVITKIGSSGEAVTRVLIIYSSMRADSVAKYEARVQLCDIATIRDSLRLHIANIISSLDKYDSVYTINDGDQEDQDMTVLADHRDQGDESMAALKGLFRSQPDFATDEAISSFMGFENSSSPKSTKSEDEIYNQCIAWAQDSCKEVTTKTKHGIFAAKVEDLWAQLAPYADFNEQDFQANSPLSFNPSLLVDRIEIIGDFRLKLSIGDCPGLGDINKDRETKANRYLRESQAVVVVEEISRAADSQFLADFLDQCHKRRPHQLVIVALSKSEANLNVKNRMNVAFTAHERRALDNLAVWKQEIIKEKKALGA; via the exons ATGAGAGTAGTTCCCATTGTTAGCCCCGGTCGGGTTCAGAAGAGTATGCGAAACCCAAGGAAACGACCAG CGCCCGATCATCTGCATCCTCCTCCGCAACCCTGCAAGAAGGCATCGCCCGAACGGAGTATTGATCCCGAGATAAAAGGACGCATAGACCAGAGAATAAGCGAATACAACACTCGAATCAAAACGGACCCTCAGAGTGAGCACTATCATCACGATCCCCGAGAAGAGTCTTCGCCTGGTGCAGAAGCCTACAAGCCCGAATTCAAAATTACTGAAGAGGGCTGCTTGCAGATTCTACGGAAGCTTATCACAATCGTGAAGCAAGATGAACACTCTGAGCTAGCCGTGGGACTTCAATCAAGGACACAAGAGGCTCTGCATAATTACCGAGGTATTTCCGAGAACGTAGCAGTTGTGGGCAAGACGGGACAAGGAAAATCAAGCTTGATAGAAGCCCTGCTAGGCGTGCCCGTGATCACGAAAATA GGATCCAGTGGCGAAGCTGTTACCCGTGTACTGATCATATACTCATCCATGCGCGCGGACTCGGTAGCAAAATACGAAGCGAGGGTGCAATTGTGCGATATAGCAACTATCCGCGATTCCTTACGCCTACATATCGCCAACATCATATCAAGCCTGGACAAATACGACAGTGTATACACCATAAATGATGGGGACCAAGAAGATCAGGATATGACCGTACTTGCAGACCATAGAGATCAAGGAGACGAGAGTATGGCAGCACTCAAAGGCTTGTTTCGCAGTCAGCCAGATTTTGCGACTGATGAAGCAATTTCCTCCTTCATGGGGTTTGAGAACTCCAGCTCCCCCAAGTCCACCAAATCGGAAGATGAGATTTATAACCAATGTATCGCATGGGCCCAGGATTCATGCAAAGAGGTTACCACAAAAACCAAACACGGAATATTTGCGGCCAAGGTTGAGGACCTTTGGGCTCAACTCGCACCATACGCAGACTTTAACGAACAAGATTTCCAGGCCAACTCACCATTGTCATTCAATCCCTCGTTGCTGGTGGACAGAATCGAGATTATTGGGGATTTTCGACTGAAGCTCTCAATCGGCGATTGCCCGGGGCTCGGTGATATCAACAAAGATCGTGAAACCAAGGCAAACAGGTACCTACGAGAATCCCAAGCAGTCGTTGTCGTCGAAGAGATTAGTCGGGCAGCCGACAGCCAGTTTCTTGCGGATTTCTTGGATCAGTGTCATAAAAGAAGGCCACACCAACTTGTCATCGTCGCACTGAGTAAAAGCGAAGCAAATCTTAATGTCAAGAATCGCATGAATGTGGCCTTCACGGCTCACGAGCGGAGAGCACTCGATAATCTGGCCGTCTGGAAACAAGAGATCAtaaaggagaagaaggctcTCGGTGCGTGA